From a single Nocardioides panacis genomic region:
- a CDS encoding nuclear transport factor 2 family protein, with protein sequence MSSLVERLRDAANSHDAAAMAALFAEDYRSDQPLHPGRAFTGREQVLANWTSVFEGVPDFVAELVAATVDGDTEWGEWSWRGRHPDGASFAMRGVTVLRVRDGLIAEARLYMEPVESGGADIDAAVQELYRPPS encoded by the coding sequence ATGAGCAGCCTGGTCGAGCGGCTCCGGGACGCGGCGAACTCCCACGACGCCGCGGCGATGGCGGCGCTGTTCGCCGAGGACTACCGCAGCGACCAGCCGCTCCACCCGGGTCGCGCGTTCACCGGGCGGGAGCAGGTGCTCGCCAACTGGACCTCGGTCTTCGAGGGCGTCCCCGACTTCGTCGCCGAGCTCGTCGCCGCCACCGTCGACGGGGACACCGAGTGGGGCGAGTGGAGCTGGCGCGGGCGGCACCCGGACGGCGCCTCGTTCGCGATGCGGGGCGTGACGGTGCTGAGGGTTCGCGACGGTCTGATAGCGGAGGCCCGGCTCTACATGGAGCCGGTGGAGAGCGGCGGCGCCGACATCGACGCGGCCGTCCAGGAGCTCTACCGGCCGCCGTCCTGA
- a CDS encoding flavin reductase family protein, whose amino-acid sequence MTIHSEHPFADPEPERDPVRRLRGRLGGAVTLWTTGAGADRAGLTMSSVLVAHGDPAHVLGLVDPVSELATAVEATGTAVVQLLGWEHRDLADVFAGVAPAPGGAFRLGTWHDTAWGPVLDGVAGWAGIRLEADPAEVGWSLLLQGVVEHVEIGPDTEPLVHRRGRYVRPA is encoded by the coding sequence GTGACCATCCACTCCGAGCACCCCTTCGCCGACCCCGAGCCCGAGCGCGACCCCGTCCGGCGGCTGCGCGGCCGGCTCGGCGGGGCGGTCACCCTGTGGACCACCGGCGCCGGTGCCGACCGGGCCGGGCTGACGATGTCCTCGGTGCTGGTGGCGCACGGCGACCCGGCCCACGTGCTCGGCCTGGTCGACCCGGTCTCGGAGCTCGCCACCGCCGTGGAGGCCACCGGTACGGCGGTCGTGCAGCTGCTCGGGTGGGAGCACCGCGACCTCGCCGACGTGTTCGCCGGCGTCGCACCGGCGCCGGGCGGTGCGTTCCGGCTGGGGACCTGGCACGACACCGCGTGGGGCCCGGTGCTCGACGGGGTCGCCGGCTGGGCCGGGATCCGGCTCGAGGCCGATCCCGCGGAGGTCGGCTGGTCCCTGCTGCTGCAGGGGGTCGTCGAGCACGTCGAGATCGGGCCGGACACCGAGCCGCTGGTGCACCGGCGCGGACGGTACGTCCGGCCGGCGTGA
- a CDS encoding 6-phosphofructokinase, which translates to MRVGVLTGGGDCPGLNAVIRAVVRKGVGEYGFEFVGFLDGWRGPLENKTTPLGVDQVRGILPRGGTILKSSRTNPFKIEDGVERIKQNLAANGVDALIAIGGEDTLGVATKLADLGVNVVGVPKTIDNDLSGTDFTFGFDTAVNIAMEAIDRLHTTAESHHRVLVVEVMGRHAGWIALHAGLAGGANVVLIPEQPFDIEKVCGFVEKRFESHYSPIIVVSEGAMPVEGGDMTLVSGEKDAFGHVRLGGIGDRLAKEIEDRTGKEARAVVLGHVQRGGTPTAFDRWLATRFGLHAVTAVAEQDYGKMVALRGTDIVRVPLAEGTGELKLVKPEQYAEAEVFFG; encoded by the coding sequence ATGCGCGTGGGAGTGCTGACCGGCGGAGGCGACTGCCCCGGACTGAACGCCGTGATCCGGGCGGTGGTCCGCAAGGGCGTCGGCGAGTACGGCTTCGAGTTCGTCGGGTTCCTGGACGGCTGGCGCGGGCCGCTGGAGAACAAGACCACCCCGCTCGGGGTCGACCAGGTCCGCGGGATCCTGCCACGCGGCGGCACGATCCTGAAGTCCTCGCGCACGAACCCGTTCAAGATCGAGGACGGCGTCGAGAGGATCAAGCAGAACCTCGCGGCCAACGGCGTCGACGCGCTGATCGCGATCGGCGGCGAGGACACCCTCGGCGTGGCCACCAAGCTCGCCGACCTCGGCGTCAACGTCGTCGGCGTCCCGAAGACGATCGACAACGACCTGTCCGGGACCGACTTCACGTTCGGCTTCGACACAGCGGTGAACATCGCCATGGAGGCGATCGACCGGCTGCACACCACCGCCGAGTCGCACCACCGGGTGCTGGTCGTCGAGGTGATGGGCCGGCACGCCGGCTGGATCGCGCTGCACGCCGGCCTTGCCGGCGGCGCCAACGTGGTGCTGATCCCCGAGCAGCCCTTCGACATCGAGAAGGTCTGCGGGTTCGTCGAGAAGCGGTTCGAGTCGCACTACTCGCCGATCATCGTGGTCTCCGAGGGCGCGATGCCCGTCGAGGGCGGCGACATGACGCTGGTGAGCGGCGAGAAGGACGCCTTCGGGCACGTCCGCCTCGGCGGGATCGGCGACCGGCTCGCCAAGGAGATCGAGGACCGCACCGGCAAGGAGGCCCGCGCCGTGGTGCTCGGGCACGTGCAGCGCGGCGGCACGCCGACCGCGTTCGACCGCTGGCTGGCGACCCGGTTCGGCCTGCACGCGGTCACCGCCGTCGCGGAGCAGGACTACGGGAAGATGGTGGCGCTGCGCGGCACCGACATCGTGCGCGTGCCGCTCGCCGAGGGCACCGGGGAGCTCAAGCTGGTCAAGCCCGAGCAGTACGCCGAGGCCGAGGTCTTCTTCGGCTGA
- a CDS encoding alpha/beta hydrolase, whose product MSIATTAEPYSADATPNAYDGQRVGVLLIQGFTGSPASMVPWGRALAATGLGVSVPRLPGHGTTWQELNRTRWADWYGEVDRSFEKLRANCDQVVVGGLSMGGALALRLAADRGREVAGVVLVNPAVSTERKDVLALPVLKHVVPAFPGITNDIKKPGVEEFGYTRTPLRAAHSMMTGWKALRDDLPKVTQPLLMFLSTEDHVADASSARVIRAAVSSRDLVEHMLENSYHVATLDNDAPIIFEESAQFIRRVTGP is encoded by the coding sequence GTGTCCATTGCCACCACCGCGGAGCCGTACTCCGCCGACGCCACCCCGAACGCGTACGACGGCCAGCGGGTCGGCGTGCTGCTGATCCAGGGGTTCACCGGCTCACCGGCCTCGATGGTGCCCTGGGGCCGGGCCCTCGCGGCCACCGGCCTCGGGGTCTCCGTGCCCCGGCTCCCCGGGCACGGCACCACCTGGCAGGAGCTCAACCGGACGCGCTGGGCCGACTGGTACGGCGAGGTCGACCGGTCCTTCGAGAAGCTCCGCGCCAACTGCGACCAGGTCGTCGTGGGCGGGCTGTCGATGGGCGGCGCCCTGGCCCTGCGGCTGGCCGCCGACCGCGGCCGCGAGGTCGCCGGGGTCGTGCTGGTGAACCCGGCGGTGAGCACCGAGCGCAAGGACGTGCTGGCGCTGCCGGTGCTCAAGCACGTGGTCCCCGCGTTCCCCGGCATCACCAACGACATCAAGAAGCCCGGCGTCGAGGAGTTCGGCTACACCAGGACCCCGCTGCGGGCTGCGCACTCGATGATGACCGGCTGGAAGGCGCTGCGCGACGACCTCCCGAAGGTCACCCAGCCGCTGCTGATGTTCCTGTCGACCGAGGACCACGTGGCCGACGCCTCCTCCGCGCGGGTGATCCGGGCGGCCGTCTCGTCTCGCGATCTGGTCGAGCACATGCTGGAGAACAGCTACCACGTGGCTACGCTCGACAACGACGCCCCGATCATCTTCGAGGAGTCAGCCCAGTTCATCCGACGAGTGACCGGACCATGA
- a CDS encoding DUF5931 domain-containing protein, which yields MARRARTGLLDPVAEQVHTTLFRALAVLRVLVAVYAVALNAARWREFEHPVAGWVVVGVIVGWTGFASWAYDAPRRRGLPLLVADFAVAAATLLSTPYVQSEAMLERHASTMPSFWVMAAVLAWAVARGWSGGLAAAVLMSVIDLSVRTDPTGTTWGNIFLLLLAAGVVGYSTSLIGEATEARAEAERIAAAMAERARLARAVHDGVLQVLTLVQRRGTELGGRPPSSGGWPGSRSPRCAPSCRATPRRRPPPPGGPTSWRR from the coding sequence ATGGCGCGACGGGCGCGGACCGGGCTGCTGGACCCGGTCGCCGAGCAGGTGCACACCACCCTGTTCCGGGCGCTCGCGGTGCTCCGGGTGCTGGTCGCGGTCTACGCGGTGGCCCTCAACGCCGCGCGCTGGCGGGAGTTCGAGCACCCGGTCGCCGGCTGGGTCGTGGTCGGCGTCATCGTCGGCTGGACCGGCTTCGCCTCCTGGGCGTACGACGCCCCGCGTCGCCGCGGGCTGCCGCTGCTCGTCGCGGACTTCGCCGTCGCCGCGGCCACCCTGCTCTCCACGCCCTACGTACAGTCCGAGGCGATGCTCGAGCGGCACGCCTCGACGATGCCGTCCTTCTGGGTGATGGCCGCCGTGCTCGCCTGGGCCGTGGCCCGCGGCTGGTCCGGCGGGCTCGCGGCCGCGGTGCTGATGTCGGTGATCGACCTGTCGGTGCGCACCGACCCCACCGGCACCACCTGGGGCAACATCTTCCTGCTCCTGCTCGCCGCCGGGGTCGTGGGCTACAGCACCTCGCTGATCGGGGAGGCCACCGAGGCGCGCGCGGAGGCCGAGCGGATCGCGGCCGCGATGGCCGAGCGCGCCCGGCTGGCGCGCGCCGTGCACGACGGCGTGCTGCAGGTGCTCACCCTGGTCCAGCGGCGCGGCACCGAGCTCGGGGGGAGGCCGCCGAGCTCGGGCGGCTGGCCGGGGAGCAGGAGTCCGCGCTGCGCGCCCTCGTGCAGGGCAACGCCACGACGGCGGCCACCGCCTCCGGGCGGGCCGACCTCGTGGAGGCGCTGA
- a CDS encoding GNAT family N-acetyltransferase: protein MYDVFCTTWESEVAALPNQNLAQHVLRIQHIAQERRFAGRFPDHQRYVVMEGDQPAGRLYVDETGPVLQVIDLTLMPKFRDRGIGTRIFGDLFAHAEHHGLNVRLRVERRNERATMLYTALGFELVSMDDLDNFFEWVPSTALTKEDQAGLVKEDPSLLTKEDAAARVHDGSRA, encoded by the coding sequence GTGTACGACGTCTTCTGCACGACCTGGGAGAGCGAGGTCGCCGCGCTCCCCAACCAGAACCTCGCCCAGCACGTCCTGCGCATCCAGCACATCGCGCAGGAGCGCCGCTTCGCCGGCCGCTTCCCCGACCACCAGCGCTACGTCGTGATGGAGGGTGACCAGCCCGCCGGCCGTCTGTACGTCGACGAGACCGGCCCGGTGCTGCAGGTCATCGACCTCACGTTGATGCCGAAGTTCCGCGACCGCGGCATCGGGACCCGGATCTTCGGGGACCTGTTCGCGCACGCCGAGCACCACGGCCTGAACGTCCGGCTCCGGGTGGAGCGGCGCAACGAGCGCGCCACGATGCTCTACACCGCCCTCGGCTTCGAGCTCGTCTCGATGGACGACCTCGACAACTTCTTCGAGTGGGTGCCCTCGACGGCGCTCACCAAGGAGGACCAGGCGGGTCTCGTCAAGGAGGACCCCAGCCTGCTCACCAAGGAGGACGCGGCCGCTCGCGTCCACGACGGCTCCCGCGCCTGA
- the glpK gene encoding glycerol kinase GlpK, translating to MSVLAIDAGTTGVTAVVVTPEGTIAAKGYQEFAQHFARPGWVEHSPEEIWQATLEATRDAIKGYDGQVSAVGITNQRETVLLWDRETLGSPRRAIVWQDRRTAAICTRLREEGHEPRVAQLTGLRLDPYFSGTKLVWLQENEPNTWALVEDGRYAVGTVDSYLITRMTRGTWHVTDVSNASRTLLYDLERGDWSDELCALFGVPRDALPDVVPSWGEIATTDPRSFLGLEVPIAGIAGDQQSALFGQTCFDVGDSKCTYGTGSFILTNTGTEVVRSEAGLLSTAAWKSPSGDLTYALEGAIFVTGAAVQWLRDGIQIVGSAAETAAIASTVDDSAGVVFVPALTGLGAPDWDPHARGLIIGITRGTTRAHVVRATLEAITFEVRDVVDTLPATTALTSLTVDGGASANDLLCQLQADLLGVPVERPRIVETTALGAAFLAGLGTGVWGSMDDLRETWQLDRRFEPGGDRARTDAAHARWRRAVERAKGWAE from the coding sequence ATGAGCGTGCTCGCGATCGACGCCGGGACCACCGGGGTCACCGCGGTCGTCGTCACCCCCGAGGGGACGATCGCCGCCAAGGGCTACCAGGAGTTCGCCCAGCACTTCGCGCGACCGGGCTGGGTGGAGCACTCCCCCGAGGAGATCTGGCAGGCGACCCTGGAGGCGACCCGCGACGCGATCAAGGGGTACGACGGGCAGGTGAGCGCCGTGGGCATCACCAACCAGCGCGAGACGGTGCTGCTCTGGGACCGCGAGACGCTGGGCTCCCCGCGCCGCGCGATCGTCTGGCAGGACCGTCGTACGGCGGCCATCTGCACGCGGCTGCGCGAGGAGGGCCACGAGCCGCGGGTGGCACAGCTGACCGGCCTGCGGCTGGACCCGTACTTCTCCGGCACCAAGCTGGTGTGGCTGCAGGAGAACGAGCCGAACACCTGGGCGCTCGTCGAGGACGGCCGCTACGCCGTCGGCACGGTCGACTCCTACCTGATCACCCGGATGACCCGCGGCACCTGGCACGTCACCGACGTCTCCAACGCCTCGCGCACGCTGCTCTACGACCTGGAGAGGGGCGACTGGAGCGACGAGCTGTGCGCGTTGTTCGGGGTGCCGCGGGACGCCCTGCCGGACGTGGTGCCGTCCTGGGGCGAGATCGCCACCACCGACCCGCGCTCGTTCCTCGGGCTCGAGGTGCCGATCGCCGGGATCGCCGGCGACCAGCAGTCGGCGCTGTTCGGGCAGACCTGCTTCGACGTCGGCGACTCCAAGTGCACCTACGGCACCGGCTCGTTCATCCTCACCAACACCGGCACCGAGGTGGTCCGCTCGGAGGCCGGGCTGCTGTCCACGGCCGCCTGGAAGTCCCCGTCGGGCGACCTGACCTACGCCCTCGAGGGCGCGATCTTCGTGACCGGCGCGGCCGTCCAGTGGCTGCGCGACGGGATCCAGATCGTCGGGTCCGCGGCGGAGACCGCGGCGATCGCCTCGACCGTCGACGACTCCGCGGGCGTGGTGTTCGTGCCGGCGCTGACCGGGCTCGGCGCCCCCGACTGGGACCCGCACGCCCGCGGGCTGATCATCGGCATCACCCGCGGCACGACGCGCGCGCACGTGGTCCGGGCGACCCTGGAGGCGATCACCTTCGAGGTCCGCGACGTCGTCGACACGCTGCCGGCCACGACGGCCCTGACCTCGCTGACCGTCGACGGCGGCGCGAGCGCCAACGACCTGCTCTGCCAGCTCCAGGCCGACCTGCTCGGCGTCCCCGTCGAGCGGCCGCGGATCGTGGAGACCACCGCCCTTGGCGCGGCCTTCCTGGCCGGGCTCGGCACCGGGGTGTGGGGGTCGATGGACGACCTGCGCGAGACCTGGCAGCTGGACCGTCGCTTCGAGCCGGGCGGCGACCGGGCCAGGACGGACGCGGCGCACGCCCGCTGGCGCAGGGCGGTCGAGCGCGCCAAGGGCTGGGCCGAGTAG
- a CDS encoding RecQ family ATP-dependent DNA helicase → MTSTTAPLTGSRAETADRVIAAMAGPDARLREDQATAVGALCEEGARVLVVQATGWGKSAVYWAATAVRRSEDAGPTLVVSPLLSLMRDQVAAASRAGLTAATLNSSNIEEWSAIEAALRAGEIDVLLVSPERLANPGFGRRVLDGLSGRLGLLVIDEAHAVSDWGHDFRPDYRRVSDVLQKLNPATPVLATTATANERVTEDVAHQLGEATLVLRGQLARASLELSVVDRLSPLERYAWVVDQLPHLEGSGIVYALTVADAERLAAAIREVHGDTLPVAAYTGQLDAARRHELEDALRANRLKALVATSALGMGYDKPDLGFVVHVGAPPSPVSYYQQVGRAGRAIEHAHAVLLPSDADAGIWDYFATATIPVPEQVRAVLDVLDRSAGEPMSVPAVEAQTGVRRGRVELMLKQLAVDGVVDRVEGGWVGTGTPWTYDAEHYDGVVAVRRREADIMRAYVRGERCLMELLQESLDDPAAEPCGRCSVCRGGLPDALLGEASAETVRKVTALLRGQVHLLEPRKMWPGGAFGARGRIPAEESHDVGRSLVFADAPEWRESVAALFARDAPAPADVTDACVRLLSQWATVWRSRPEVVVDLSTSGLPQMTGSVADHLASVGRLDRATLAGPTSAPDLREMSSADEAAYWRDHLDAGPVAGTVSGRVVLLVVDASSSLWPVTLASAVLRRAGASAVLPLLLHRRP, encoded by the coding sequence ATGACGTCCACCACGGCCCCGCTGACCGGATCCCGCGCCGAGACCGCCGACCGGGTGATCGCGGCGATGGCGGGCCCGGACGCGCGGCTGCGCGAGGACCAGGCGACCGCGGTCGGCGCGCTGTGCGAGGAGGGCGCCCGGGTGCTGGTCGTGCAGGCGACCGGCTGGGGCAAGTCCGCGGTCTACTGGGCCGCCACGGCCGTCCGCCGCTCCGAGGACGCCGGACCGACGCTCGTGGTGTCCCCGCTGCTGTCCCTCATGCGGGACCAGGTCGCCGCCGCCTCCCGGGCCGGGCTGACCGCCGCGACCCTGAACTCCTCCAACATCGAGGAGTGGTCGGCGATCGAGGCGGCGCTGCGGGCGGGCGAGATCGACGTGCTGCTGGTGTCCCCGGAGCGGCTGGCCAACCCGGGCTTCGGCCGGCGGGTCCTCGACGGGCTCTCCGGGCGGCTCGGCCTGCTGGTGATCGACGAGGCGCACGCCGTCTCCGACTGGGGCCACGACTTCCGGCCGGACTACCGCCGGGTCTCCGACGTGCTCCAGAAGCTCAACCCCGCCACCCCGGTGCTGGCCACCACGGCGACCGCCAACGAGCGGGTCACCGAGGACGTCGCCCACCAGCTCGGCGAGGCGACCCTGGTGCTGCGCGGGCAGCTGGCGCGGGCCAGCCTCGAGCTGTCCGTGGTCGACCGGCTCTCGCCCCTGGAGCGGTACGCCTGGGTGGTCGACCAGCTGCCGCACCTCGAGGGCTCCGGCATCGTCTACGCGCTGACCGTCGCGGACGCCGAGCGGCTGGCCGCGGCGATCCGCGAGGTGCACGGCGACACCCTTCCGGTCGCCGCCTACACCGGCCAGCTCGACGCCGCCCGCCGCCACGAGCTCGAGGACGCCCTGCGCGCCAACCGGCTCAAGGCCCTGGTCGCCACCTCGGCGCTGGGCATGGGCTACGACAAGCCCGACCTCGGCTTCGTCGTGCACGTCGGTGCACCGCCGTCGCCGGTGTCCTACTACCAGCAGGTCGGCCGCGCCGGGCGCGCGATCGAGCACGCCCACGCGGTGCTGCTGCCCTCGGACGCCGACGCCGGCATCTGGGACTACTTCGCCACCGCCACCATCCCGGTGCCCGAGCAGGTCCGCGCGGTGCTCGACGTGCTCGACCGTTCGGCGGGCGAGCCGATGAGCGTGCCGGCCGTGGAGGCCCAGACCGGCGTACGTCGCGGCCGGGTCGAGCTGATGCTCAAGCAGCTCGCGGTCGACGGGGTGGTGGACCGGGTCGAGGGCGGCTGGGTCGGCACCGGCACCCCGTGGACCTACGACGCCGAGCACTACGACGGCGTGGTCGCGGTCCGCCGCCGGGAGGCCGACATCATGCGCGCCTACGTGCGCGGCGAGCGCTGCCTGATGGAGCTGCTCCAGGAGTCCCTCGACGACCCGGCCGCCGAGCCGTGCGGCCGGTGCTCGGTGTGCCGGGGCGGGCTGCCGGACGCGCTCCTGGGCGAGGCCTCCGCGGAGACGGTCCGCAAGGTCACCGCGTTGCTGCGCGGCCAGGTGCACCTCCTCGAGCCCCGCAAGATGTGGCCCGGGGGAGCGTTCGGGGCCCGGGGACGGATCCCGGCCGAGGAGTCCCACGACGTCGGCCGCTCGCTGGTGTTCGCCGACGCCCCGGAGTGGCGCGAGAGTGTCGCGGCGCTGTTCGCCCGGGACGCCCCGGCGCCCGCCGACGTCACCGACGCCTGCGTCCGGCTGCTGTCCCAGTGGGCCACCGTGTGGCGGTCCCGCCCGGAGGTGGTGGTCGACCTGAGCACCAGCGGCCTGCCGCAGATGACCGGATCGGTGGCCGACCACCTCGCCTCCGTCGGCCGGCTCGACCGGGCCACGCTGGCCGGACCCACGAGCGCGCCCGACCTGCGCGAGATGAGCTCGGCCGACGAGGCCGCCTACTGGCGCGACCACCTCGACGCCGGCCCGGTCGCCGGCACGGTGTCCGGACGCGTGGTGCTGCTCGTCGTCGACGCGTCGTCCTCGCTGTGGCCGGTCACCCTGGCGTCCGCGGTCCTGCGCCGGGCCGGGGCGTCCGCCGTCCTGCCGCTGCTGCTGCACCGGCGCCCCTGA
- a CDS encoding GNAT family N-acetyltransferase, with translation MPEVTVRDARPDDAAAIARVWAATLPLLVRSAARVPADMAEDATLGRRRWVGLLDDAVVATASARRTGEREVYLTVEVHPDSGSRGVGTALLRRAVGAFSDATDLVAVCTDDPISLAFAVRNGFLPDGEHRVSTVVPATVPAAGPAPSGYTAVTLDRLPDLDGLLATHNAAAVDDPSGLSRVYTRDTFLADWWNSPDNAPELSYALLDISGVTPVVASFTSTQVDRPRRRAWSAMTATHPDHRGRGLARWVKQRSLNAVAAAGVALASTANDDTNAPMVAVNTALGYQPAARSIRVQRRLLH, from the coding sequence CGACGCTGCGGCGATCGCCCGGGTGTGGGCGGCCACCCTGCCGTTGCTGGTCCGCTCGGCGGCCCGGGTCCCGGCGGACATGGCCGAGGACGCCACGCTCGGCCGGCGTCGCTGGGTGGGCCTGCTGGACGACGCCGTGGTGGCCACCGCGAGCGCCCGGCGGACCGGCGAGCGCGAGGTCTACCTGACCGTGGAGGTGCACCCCGACAGCGGCAGCCGCGGGGTGGGCACCGCGTTGCTGCGCCGGGCCGTCGGCGCGTTCTCCGACGCGACCGACCTGGTCGCGGTCTGCACCGACGACCCGATCTCGCTGGCCTTCGCGGTGCGCAACGGCTTCCTGCCCGACGGGGAGCACCGGGTCTCCACCGTGGTCCCGGCCACCGTGCCGGCCGCCGGTCCGGCGCCCTCCGGGTACACCGCGGTCACCCTGGACCGGCTGCCCGACCTCGACGGCCTGCTGGCCACCCACAACGCCGCGGCCGTCGACGACCCGAGCGGGCTCAGCCGGGTCTACACGCGCGACACCTTCCTGGCCGACTGGTGGAACAGCCCCGACAACGCCCCGGAGCTGTCCTACGCCCTGCTGGACATCTCGGGGGTCACGCCCGTGGTGGCGTCGTTCACCAGCACCCAGGTCGACCGGCCGCGCAGGCGTGCCTGGAGCGCGATGACCGCCACCCACCCGGACCACCGCGGGCGCGGTCTGGCCCGGTGGGTCAAGCAACGGTCCCTGAACGCCGTCGCAGCGGCCGGCGTCGCGCTGGCCTCCACCGCCAACGACGACACCAACGCCCCGATGGTCGCGGTCAACACCGCCCTGGGCTACCAGCCGGCCGCGCGCAGCATCCGGGTGCAGCGCCGCCTGCTGCACTGA
- a CDS encoding ATP-binding protein encodes MQGNATTAATASGRADLVEALNRLQSRTVTVSAPAHAVLLSAGAVDELAAVVRACLDNVRTHVATDAPAWVLVEELGDRVVVTVRDEGPGIAEGRLEEARAEGRLGVAGSIHGRVEELGGTARVTTAPGQGTEWELELPV; translated from the coding sequence GTGCAGGGCAACGCCACGACGGCGGCCACCGCCTCCGGGCGGGCCGACCTCGTGGAGGCGCTGAACCGGCTGCAGTCGCGCACCGTGACGGTCTCCGCTCCGGCGCACGCGGTGCTCCTCTCCGCCGGCGCGGTCGACGAGCTGGCGGCCGTCGTACGCGCCTGCCTGGACAACGTCCGCACCCACGTCGCGACGGACGCGCCGGCCTGGGTGCTGGTCGAGGAGCTCGGCGACCGGGTGGTGGTGACGGTCCGCGACGAGGGCCCGGGCATCGCCGAGGGCCGGCTCGAGGAGGCGCGCGCGGAGGGCCGGCTGGGGGTGGCCGGGTCGATCCACGGCCGGGTGGAGGAGCTGGGCGGGACCGCCCGGGTCACGACCGCGCCGGGGCAGGGCACCGAGTGGGAGCTGGAGCTCCCGGTCTAG
- a CDS encoding response regulator, translating to MVVDDHPMWREGVARDLTEAGFDVVATASTGTEALARAAAVRPRVVVLDLQIPAPTGAEVTALLVKDDPTVRVLILSASGEQEDVLEAVKAGATGYLVKSASRAELVAAVGRVAEGDAVFTPGLAGLVLGEYRRLSDAPATSADPDTPRLTERETEVLRLVAKGLGYKQIAERLFLSHRTVQNHVQNTLRKLQLHNRVQLVRYAIEQGLDDAE from the coding sequence ATGGTCGTCGACGACCACCCGATGTGGCGCGAGGGCGTGGCCCGCGACCTCACCGAGGCCGGGTTCGACGTGGTCGCGACGGCGTCCACCGGCACCGAGGCACTGGCCCGCGCGGCCGCCGTACGCCCCCGGGTGGTGGTGCTCGACCTGCAGATCCCGGCCCCGACCGGCGCCGAGGTGACCGCCCTGCTGGTCAAGGACGACCCCACCGTCCGGGTGCTGATCCTGTCGGCGTCCGGCGAGCAGGAGGACGTGCTCGAGGCGGTGAAGGCCGGCGCGACCGGGTACCTCGTGAAGTCCGCCTCGCGGGCCGAGCTGGTGGCCGCGGTCGGCCGGGTCGCCGAGGGCGACGCGGTGTTCACCCCCGGGCTGGCCGGCCTGGTGCTGGGGGAGTACCGCCGGCTGTCCGACGCCCCCGCGACCTCCGCCGACCCGGACACGCCGCGGCTCACCGAGCGCGAGACCGAGGTGCTGCGGCTGGTCGCCAAGGGCCTGGGCTACAAGCAGATCGCGGAGCGGCTGTTCCTGTCCCACCGGACGGTGCAGAACCACGTGCAGAACACCCTGCGCAAGCTGCAGCTGCACAACCGGGTGCAGCTGGTGCGCTACGCCATCGAGCAGGGCCTCGACGACGCGGAGTAG
- a CDS encoding lysophospholipid acyltransferase family protein produces the protein MFYWLLKWVLLGPLLKLVFRPQTEGAENVPTEGPAILASNHLSYVDWMFMPLTLPRRVTFVAKAEYFTSPGIKGWFQKKFFSGAGQVPIDRSGATAAEGALSAATRILGEGGLFGIYPEGTRSHDGRLYRGKTGVARLALETKVPVIPIAVVGTDVVAPPGKKFGAVTRPIVRFGKPLDFSRYEGLENDRFILRSITDEIMYEIMRLSGQEYVDMYATRAKALDKESRKPAGDGTDVPGADSGTTGLKAS, from the coding sequence TTGTTCTACTGGTTGCTCAAGTGGGTGCTCCTCGGCCCTCTGCTGAAGCTGGTCTTCCGCCCGCAGACCGAGGGTGCCGAGAACGTCCCGACCGAGGGCCCGGCGATCCTGGCGAGCAACCACCTGTCCTACGTCGACTGGATGTTCATGCCGCTGACCCTGCCGCGGCGGGTCACGTTCGTCGCCAAGGCGGAGTACTTCACCTCCCCGGGCATCAAGGGCTGGTTCCAGAAGAAGTTCTTCTCCGGCGCCGGCCAGGTGCCCATCGACCGGTCCGGCGCCACCGCCGCGGAGGGCGCGCTGTCGGCGGCCACCCGGATCCTCGGCGAGGGCGGCCTGTTCGGCATCTACCCGGAGGGCACCCGGTCCCACGACGGCCGGCTCTACCGCGGCAAGACCGGCGTGGCCCGGCTGGCGCTGGAGACCAAGGTCCCGGTCATCCCGATCGCCGTCGTGGGCACCGACGTGGTGGCCCCGCCCGGCAAGAAGTTCGGCGCCGTGACGCGGCCGATCGTGCGCTTCGGCAAGCCGCTGGACTTCTCGCGCTACGAGGGTCTGGAGAACGACCGGTTCATCCTGCGGTCGATCACCGACGAGATCATGTACGAGATCATGCGGCTCTCCGGCCAGGAGTACGTCGACATGTACGCCACCCGCGCCAAGGCCCTCGACAAGGAGTCGAGGAAGCCGGCCGGCGACGGCACCGACGTGCCCGGGGCCGACTCCGGGACGACCGGGCTCAAAGCCTCCTGA